A window of Scophthalmus maximus strain ysfricsl-2021 chromosome 10, ASM2237912v1, whole genome shotgun sequence contains these coding sequences:
- the eaf1 gene encoding ELL-associated factor 1 — MNGSTNPLLDKEEHVLRLGESFEKRPKSSFHTIRYDFKPASIDTSCEGELQVGKGDEVTITLPHIPGSTPPMTVFKGNKRPYQKDCVLIINHDTGEFVLEKLSSSIQVKKTRAEGSSKIQARIEQQSVRSSQPSSQFRAPTKPGAGVKTSPSPSKDNPSPEPQLDDIKRELRAEVDVIEQMSSSGSSSSASASGSGDDSSSSDGEHDAPRPLSQTSPNRQTVANGGADRQQGNNQLMNTLRNDLQLSESGSDSDDD; from the exons ATGAACGGGAGCACGAACCCGCTGCTGGACAAAGAGGAGCATGTTCTGAGGCTCGGAGAAAGCTTCGAGAAGAGGCCGAAATCCTCGTTCCACACCATCAGAT ATGACTTCAAACCAGCATCTATTGACACGAGCTGTGAGGGAGAGCTGCAGGTTGGGAAAGGAGATGAAGTGACCATCACGTTACCTCACATTCCG GGCTCCACGCCTCCCATGACAGTATTCAAAGGAAACAAGCGGCCGTACCAGAAGGACTGTGTTCTCATCATCAACCACGACACTGGGGAGTTCGTACTGGAGaagctgagcagcagcatccaGGTCAAGAAAACCCG ggcGGAGGGCAGCAGTAAGATCCAGGCCCGAATTGAGCAGCAGTCGGTCCGTTCCAGCCAACCCAGCTCTCAGTTCCGGGCCCCCACCAAGCCCGGGGCCGGGGTCAAGacatccccctccccttctAAGGATAATCCCTCCCCAGAGCCCCAGCTCGACGACATCAAACGAG AGCTGCGAGCCGAGGTGGATGTGATAGAACAGatgagcagcagcggcagcagctcctcggcCAGCGCCTCAGGGAGCGGcgatgacagcagcagcagcgacggcGAGCACGACGCCCCCCGGCCGCTCAGTCAGACGTCGCCCAACCGCCAGACTGTGGCCAACGGAGGAGCCGACCGGCAGCAGGGCAACAACCAGCTCATGAACACACTCA
- the mettl6 gene encoding tRNA N(3)-methylcytidine methyltransferase METTL6 produces MALSKNESFPGDMKVTAPQEEMGSKGEMAPCVAGQNVSMTTARVLTREELDKISGERTLVSGFKQMKLETDAKKNWDLFYKRNTTNFFKDRHWTTREFEELKACREFESQRLVLLEAGCGVGNCIFPLLEDDLNIFVYACDFSPRAVEFVKQNPLYCPERCCAFQCDLTKDDLRTNVPEDSVDVVTLIFVLSAVHPDKMKLALQNIFRVLKPGGIVLFRDYGLYDHAMLRFKAGSKLGENFYVRQDGTRSYFFCKEFLAELFADAGFSSVANDYVLRETVNKKEGLCVPRVFLQSKFTKPRQSDGS; encoded by the exons ATGGCACTgtcaaaaaatgaaagttttccCGGGGATATGAAAGTGACAGCTCCTCAAGAAGAGATGGGGTCGAAAGGAGAAATGGCCCCGTGTGTCGCAGGACAAAATGTTTCCATGACCACCGCTAGAGTTTTAACCCGGGAGGAGCTGGACAAAATCAGCGGGGAGCGGACTCTGGTGTCGGGCTTCAAACAGATGAAGCTGGAGACAGACGCTAAGAAAAATTGGGACttgttttacaaaagaaataCGACGAATTTTTTCAAGGACAGACACTGGACCACCAGGGAATTTGAGGAGCTCAAGGCGTGCAGAGAG TTTGAGTCTCAGAGGTTGGTGCTGCTGGAAGCTGGCTGCGGTGTAGGAAACTGCATCTTCCCCCTGCTCGAGGACGACCTCAACATCTTTGTTTATGCCTGTGACTTCTCACCACGAGCTGTTGAATTTGTCAAA cAAAACCCTCTGTACTGCCCCGAGCGCTGCTGTGCCTTCCAGTGCGATTTAACCAAAGACGATCTGAGGACAAACGTGCCGGAGGATAGCGTGGACGTCGTCACGCTCATCTTCGTTCTGTCTGCCGTCCATCCCGATAAGATGAAGCTGGCTTTGCAGAACATCTTCAGG GTCCTGAAGCCTGGAGGCATTGTCCTGTTTAGAGACTACGGCCTGTATGACCACGCCATGCTCCGATTTAAAGCTGGCAGTAAGCTGGGGGAGAACTTTTATGTACGCCAAGACGGAACCAGGTCATACTTCTTCTGCAAAG AATTCCTGGCTGAGCTCTTTGCAGATGCAGGCTTCAGTTCTGTTGCTAACGACTACGTCCTGAGAGAGACGGTCAACAAAAAGGAGGGGCTTTGTGTTCCCAGGGTGTTCCTGCAGAGCAAATTTACCAAGCCCAGACAATCGGACGGCTCCTGA